A region of Marnyiella aurantia DNA encodes the following proteins:
- a CDS encoding M16 family metallopeptidase, with amino-acid sequence MKRRILSAAAVAFVSMMLNAQQIKFEEYKLPNGMHVILHQDNTAPVVTTGVMYHVGAKDEDPGRSGFAHFFEHLLFEGTANIKRGDWFKVVSSNGGTNNANTSNDRTYYYETFPSNNEQLGLWMEAERLRSGVINQIGVDTQREVVKEEKRLRMDNQPYGNIMTALQTNLFSKHPYRWTTIGSMEDLNAAKLEEFQNFYKKYYVPNNAVLVVAGDINPEQTKKWIQEYYGSIPKGTVYPKNYAKEDPITTQKEVTVTDKNIQLPAYVFAYRTPGAKERDAYILNMVSAYLSAGKSSVLYKKLVDEEKKALQVQAFSQGLEDYGIFGFFAIPMGATSKEVLQKDIDAEIKKMQTSMISEEDYQKLQNQFENNFVNSNSSIQGIAHSLVHNYMLMGDTNLINKEIDIYRGITRQDIMNAAKKYLSPNQRVVLNYVPEAK; translated from the coding sequence ATGAAAAGAAGAATACTATCTGCTGCTGCAGTTGCTTTTGTAAGCATGATGCTTAATGCACAGCAAATCAAGTTCGAAGAGTATAAGCTGCCTAACGGAATGCATGTGATCCTGCATCAGGATAACACTGCTCCGGTAGTAACAACAGGTGTTATGTACCACGTAGGTGCAAAAGATGAGGATCCGGGAAGATCCGGCTTTGCACACTTTTTTGAGCACCTTCTTTTTGAAGGAACCGCAAACATCAAGCGTGGAGACTGGTTTAAAGTAGTATCCTCCAACGGTGGAACGAACAATGCCAACACCAGCAACGACCGTACTTACTATTATGAAACTTTCCCGTCCAACAATGAACAGCTGGGACTTTGGATGGAAGCTGAAAGACTTAGAAGCGGTGTAATCAACCAGATTGGTGTAGACACCCAGCGTGAAGTTGTAAAAGAAGAGAAGCGTTTGCGTATGGATAACCAGCCTTACGGTAACATCATGACGGCACTTCAGACCAACCTTTTCTCCAAGCACCCGTACCGCTGGACTACCATCGGATCCATGGAAGACCTGAATGCTGCAAAACTGGAAGAATTCCAGAATTTCTACAAGAAATATTACGTACCTAACAACGCTGTGCTTGTGGTAGCCGGCGATATTAATCCTGAGCAGACAAAGAAATGGATCCAGGAGTACTACGGCAGCATCCCAAAAGGAACTGTATATCCTAAAAACTACGCGAAGGAGGATCCTATTACAACTCAAAAAGAAGTAACGGTAACAGACAAAAACATACAGCTTCCTGCTTATGTTTTTGCTTACAGAACTCCGGGAGCCAAAGAACGTGATGCTTATATTCTGAATATGGTTTCAGCTTATCTGAGTGCAGGTAAATCTTCTGTACTTTACAAAAAACTTGTAGACGAGGAGAAAAAAGCACTGCAGGTTCAGGCTTTCAGCCAGGGACTGGAAGATTACGGAATCTTCGGTTTCTTCGCGATTCCTATGGGTGCAACTTCAAAAGAAGTTCTTCAGAAAGATATCGATGCCGAAATCAAGAAAATGCAGACAAGCATGATTTCCGAAGAAGATTACCAGAAACTTCAGAATCAGTTTGAAAACAACTTTGTAAATTCCAACTCTTCCATTCAGGGAATTGCGCACTCGCTGGTACACAATTATATGCTGATGGGCGATACCAACCTCATCAACAAGGAAATTGATATCTACCGCGGGATTACACGTCAGGACATTATGAATGCTGCTAAGAAATATCTTAGCCCAAACCAAAGAGTAGTACTGAACTACGTTCCTGAAGCTAAATAA
- a CDS encoding TlpA family protein disulfide reductase, with the protein MKKLLIFAFIAQFSLLISQVTSGCELQTLKSVNILKVDIKDLSCIAKNADRPSTVFYTFTSWCAPCRQKMPMVLDLEKRFNAAVFVLIMESEQDKMMPGGIDFIRKHAPEAKILILKDEAYTGGTRKRNSSFIADISSKKKMFNPGYGVFIVADSAGKVLKVTDNFTDYRKLANGSYESEERMLEREVFPLLN; encoded by the coding sequence ATGAAAAAATTACTGATATTCGCTTTTATAGCTCAGTTCTCCCTACTGATTTCACAAGTTACCAGTGGCTGCGAGCTTCAAACTTTGAAAAGTGTCAACATTCTTAAAGTGGATATTAAAGATTTGTCCTGCATCGCTAAAAATGCGGACAGGCCTAGTACTGTTTTTTATACATTTACTAGTTGGTGTGCACCCTGCAGGCAAAAGATGCCCATGGTTCTCGATCTGGAGAAACGGTTCAACGCCGCTGTTTTTGTTTTGATAATGGAATCGGAACAGGATAAAATGATGCCGGGTGGAATTGATTTTATAAGGAAACACGCGCCGGAAGCAAAGATCCTGATCCTGAAAGATGAAGCCTACACCGGTGGAACCCGAAAGCGGAACAGCAGTTTTATTGCAGATATCTCATCCAAAAAAAAGATGTTTAATCCTGGTTATGGCGTGTTTATCGTCGCTGATTCTGCGGGAAAAGTACTGAAGGTGACCGACAACTTTACTGATTACCGAAAATTGGCAAACGGAAGTTATGAAAGTGAAGAGCGTATGCTTGAACGTGAGGTTTTTCCTTTGTTGAATTAA
- a CDS encoding TlpA family protein disulfide reductase: MLYKILLVLFGFCFTPCFSQVEKCNLESTYFEDLKRVDADAVKCLAKNSEKPNTLFFVFARWCEPCMWHLPTFMSIEKEYDVNLYVILIDLENSQMTELAKDYVWERYPSAKIVVLKDFPKRGKGKKYKDFINSITPPRFEKIDDMSKYFVLDNEGDVVLVTSWKDSKGDPDWKDDRPMVKRLVLPLLQKKMESL; encoded by the coding sequence ATGTTATATAAAATTCTTTTAGTACTCTTTGGGTTCTGTTTTACACCTTGTTTTTCACAGGTTGAAAAGTGTAATTTGGAATCTACTTATTTTGAAGACTTAAAGCGTGTTGATGCAGATGCTGTAAAGTGCTTAGCTAAAAATTCGGAAAAACCCAATACGTTATTTTTTGTTTTTGCCAGATGGTGTGAACCCTGCATGTGGCACTTACCTACTTTTATGAGCATCGAAAAAGAATATGATGTCAATCTTTATGTAATACTCATAGATCTTGAGAACAGCCAAATGACCGAATTGGCGAAAGACTATGTCTGGGAACGCTATCCTAGCGCCAAAATAGTAGTTCTGAAAGACTTTCCCAAAAGAGGAAAAGGAAAAAAATACAAAGATTTCATAAATTCAATTACTCCACCTCGCTTTGAGAAAATAGATGATATGTCTAAATATTTTGTATTAGACAATGAGGGTGATGTTGTTCTGGTAACGAGTTGGAAAGACAGTAAAGGCGATCCGGACTGGAAGGATGATCGGCCAATGGTAAAGAGACTGGTTTTGCCCTTATTACAGAAAAAAATGGAAAGCTTGTAA
- the hutH gene encoding histidine ammonia-lyase encodes MIYGIDTFTFHNILEIAKNPALAQLSDQSRQQILQSQRNVREIVESNRTVYGINTGFGPLCDVKISEEETAQLQHNLIISHAVGVGKPIDRELSKIMMIAKVHALSRGFSGVTLEVIERMILMLEKDIIPCVPEQGSVGASGDLAPLAHMVLPLLGLGQVWENGVPVPTADALNRHGLQPLKLGPKEGLGLINGTQFILAHAIKGLEKMEYLLDLADVTAAMSLETYRGSASPFRKELHEIRPFAGSQKVAARMIRLLENSDNLKSHEFCDRVQDPYSFRCIPQVHGASRNAFEHLKDLAETELNSVTDNPIVLSAEETISGGNFHGQLLALPLDYATLAAAELGNISDRRSYLLLEGKFGLPRLLTESSGLNSGFMIPQYTTAALVTENKTLCFPASADSIPTSLGQEDHVSMGSISGRKFNQVLDNLVNILAVELMFAAQGLEFRRPAVCSPIVEENHSILRSKVPMLEDDRLIGEDMLQIAQLIRDRKFIVN; translated from the coding sequence ATGATTTACGGAATAGATACATTTACTTTCCATAATATTTTAGAAATAGCAAAGAATCCGGCTTTAGCTCAACTTAGCGACCAATCCCGGCAGCAAATACTTCAATCCCAGCGCAATGTGCGCGAAATCGTGGAATCCAACCGTACCGTTTACGGCATCAATACAGGTTTTGGGCCGCTTTGCGACGTTAAGATTTCCGAAGAAGAAACCGCACAGCTTCAGCACAACCTGATCATCTCCCATGCGGTAGGTGTGGGCAAACCGATTGACAGGGAACTTTCCAAGATTATGATGATTGCCAAGGTTCATGCACTTTCCCGTGGATTTTCGGGAGTTACCCTGGAGGTAATTGAAAGGATGATCCTGATGCTTGAAAAAGACATCATTCCATGTGTTCCGGAACAGGGTTCTGTGGGCGCGTCCGGCGACCTGGCACCGCTTGCGCATATGGTACTGCCACTTTTAGGGCTGGGCCAGGTTTGGGAAAACGGAGTTCCCGTTCCGACTGCCGATGCTCTGAACAGACATGGCTTGCAACCCCTAAAACTGGGACCCAAGGAAGGGCTTGGACTTATAAACGGTACCCAATTCATTTTGGCACACGCTATAAAAGGACTGGAGAAAATGGAATATCTGCTGGATCTGGCTGATGTTACGGCCGCGATGTCACTGGAGACCTACCGGGGCTCGGCCAGCCCGTTCCGCAAGGAGCTGCACGAGATCCGTCCGTTTGCCGGCAGCCAGAAAGTGGCCGCAAGGATGATCAGACTGCTTGAAAACTCAGACAACCTGAAATCACATGAATTCTGCGACAGGGTGCAGGACCCCTACTCTTTCCGGTGTATACCGCAGGTGCATGGCGCAAGCCGTAATGCTTTTGAACACCTGAAAGACCTGGCCGAGACTGAATTGAATTCGGTAACAGATAATCCTATAGTTTTAAGTGCCGAAGAAACCATTTCCGGCGGAAACTTCCACGGACAGCTCCTGGCACTTCCTCTGGATTATGCCACTCTGGCTGCCGCTGAACTTGGCAATATATCAGACCGCCGAAGCTATCTTCTGCTTGAAGGTAAATTCGGGTTGCCAAGACTGCTTACCGAGAGTTCGGGCCTGAATTCGGGCTTTATGATTCCGCAATACACAACCGCAGCATTAGTTACAGAAAATAAAACGCTTTGCTTCCCGGCGTCTGCCGACAGTATCCCGACCAGCCTGGGCCAGGAGGACCATGTTTCCATGGGCAGCATTTCGGGGCGTAAATTCAACCAAGTACTGGACAATCTTGTAAATATACTTGCTGTGGAGCTTATGTTTGCGGCTCAGGGTCTGGAATTCAGACGTCCCGCGGTTTGCTCACCGATAGTGGAAGAAAACCACAGCATTCTCCGTTCAAAAGTACCGATGCTGGAAGATGACCGACTGATCGGCGAGGATATGCTTCAGATTGCGCAGCTGATCCGTGACCGTAAATTTATTGTTAATTAG
- a CDS encoding M16 family metallopeptidase, translating to MKFNFKYIAVAFLISGMVSAQKIDINKMPVAGPTPVINIAQPKTFTLKNGLTVMVVENNKLPRVSATISMDRPPYYEGNIVGVSQIMADQIGEGTAKMSKDAFNKRVDYLGASLNFSSGGAFANSLSKYFPEVLGMMSDAIINPKFSAEEVEKSKERMIEGLKTEEKSADAIASRVSNAVIYGKNTSRGEFETEASIKAVTLADVQNTFKKHYAPDNAYLVIVGDVKFDDVKKLVEKNFSGWKKSNTKYAALEPASNVATTQIDIVDVPTAVQSVISVNNLHDLKMNDSRYFAGAIANYILGGGGEARLFMNLREKNAFTYGAYSSLSTSKYSPMFSASSSVRNEVTDKAVKEFMNELNGISKVTPEELANAKAKLKGDFIRSLERPETIARFAVSTRTQNLPADFYTNYLKSIDKVTAADVSNAVKATILPNRSRIFIAGKAADISEGLEKLGYPVKYYDNQANPVAKPVAKAVDASITPAAVADKYIAAIGGLANVQKVNFITTNATAKVQGMDLALKLIQGKGAKTFMDVQMMGNTVQKIVFDGKSGYMEAQGQKMPLPAETAAEMAMDTELFPELTFAKSSDFAVAGIEKNNGEDAYVVKGKNATYYYSTKTGLKTGEVKTQSGQTIPITWGDYKEVAGVKMPYAFTQNIGGMDVEFKVNSYQINQATAADFK from the coding sequence ATGAAATTCAACTTTAAATATATCGCTGTCGCATTTCTTATTTCAGGAATGGTGAGCGCTCAAAAAATTGACATCAACAAAATGCCGGTGGCAGGACCAACCCCGGTCATCAACATTGCCCAACCCAAGACTTTCACATTGAAGAACGGTCTTACGGTAATGGTAGTTGAAAATAATAAACTGCCGCGAGTAAGTGCAACCATATCCATGGACAGACCACCATATTATGAAGGTAATATAGTGGGTGTAAGCCAGATTATGGCCGATCAGATTGGTGAGGGTACTGCTAAAATGAGTAAGGATGCCTTTAACAAGAGAGTAGACTATCTTGGTGCAAGCCTTAACTTCTCTTCCGGAGGTGCTTTTGCAAATTCACTCTCCAAATATTTCCCTGAGGTTCTGGGGATGATGTCTGATGCCATCATCAATCCTAAATTTTCTGCTGAAGAAGTAGAGAAATCCAAGGAAAGGATGATTGAAGGTCTGAAGACAGAAGAGAAAAGCGCTGATGCTATTGCGTCCAGAGTTTCCAATGCTGTAATCTACGGAAAGAATACTTCCAGGGGTGAGTTTGAAACTGAAGCTTCTATAAAAGCCGTAACGCTGGCCGATGTTCAAAACACCTTCAAGAAGCATTACGCACCGGACAATGCTTACCTTGTAATCGTTGGAGATGTAAAATTTGACGATGTAAAAAAACTTGTTGAGAAAAACTTCAGTGGCTGGAAAAAATCCAACACGAAATATGCAGCCCTTGAGCCTGCATCCAACGTTGCAACTACTCAGATTGACATTGTAGATGTGCCTACAGCCGTTCAGTCGGTTATAAGCGTGAACAACCTTCATGACCTGAAAATGAATGATTCCAGATACTTTGCGGGAGCTATCGCAAACTACATCTTGGGTGGCGGCGGTGAAGCAAGACTTTTCATGAATCTTCGTGAGAAAAACGCATTTACATACGGAGCTTATTCTTCGCTTTCTACAAGCAAATATTCACCAATGTTTTCCGCATCTTCCAGCGTACGTAACGAAGTTACAGATAAGGCAGTGAAGGAATTCATGAACGAACTGAACGGTATTTCCAAAGTGACTCCTGAGGAACTTGCCAATGCCAAAGCTAAACTTAAAGGTGATTTTATCCGTTCGCTCGAAAGACCAGAGACCATCGCAAGATTTGCTGTAAGTACCAGAACTCAGAATCTCCCGGCAGATTTTTATACCAATTATCTGAAATCTATTGACAAAGTGACAGCTGCAGATGTATCAAACGCTGTAAAAGCTACAATTTTGCCAAACAGATCAAGAATTTTCATCGCAGGTAAAGCTGCTGATATCTCGGAAGGACTGGAAAAACTGGGCTACCCTGTGAAATACTATGACAACCAGGCTAATCCGGTTGCAAAACCGGTTGCAAAAGCTGTAGACGCAAGCATTACGCCTGCTGCTGTTGCAGACAAATATATCGCCGCAATTGGAGGTTTGGCTAACGTGCAGAAGGTAAACTTCATTACCACCAATGCTACTGCAAAAGTGCAGGGTATGGACCTGGCGCTGAAACTGATTCAGGGCAAAGGTGCCAAGACCTTTATGGATGTACAGATGATGGGCAATACCGTACAGAAAATCGTTTTTGACGGAAAGAGTGGCTATATGGAAGCTCAGGGGCAGAAAATGCCTCTTCCCGCTGAAACTGCAGCAGAAATGGCTATGGATACCGAACTTTTCCCGGAACTTACATTCGCAAAGTCATCAGACTTCGCAGTAGCAGGTATCGAGAAGAACAATGGCGAAGATGCTTATGTTGTAAAAGGCAAGAATGCAACTTACTATTACAGTACCAAAACTGGACTTAAGACCGGCGAGGTAAAAACACAGAGCGGACAAACCATCCCAATTACCTGGGGAGATTATAAGGAGGTAGCAGGCGTTAAGATGCCCTACGCTTTCACCCAGAACATTGGTGGTATGGATGTAGAATTCAAGGTAAACTCTTATCAGATAAACCAGGCAACCGCTGCTGATTTTAAATAA
- the uvrC gene encoding excinuclease ABC subunit UvrC, which yields MNPQLELQLKTLSSDPGVYRYYDKNGQLLYVGKAKNLKNRVLSYFNKNLSGYRTRIMVAKIFRLETTIVPSEYDALLLENNLIKEHQPFYNVMMKDDKTYPWICIKNEDFPRIFMTRTMIKDGSEYYGPFAKVRPARVLLDTVRSIYKLRSCNLNLAPPKIAEGKYRVCLEYHIKNCKGPCEMLESKETYDKKIDAIRGIIKGDFRQARNYLVDEMQAYAENLEFENAQMVKERLDLLESYQSKHTVVNPNINDVDVFGMTSDETAAYVNYFKIQNGSIIQSYTIEIKKVIEESDEDILEQALVEIRQKFNSDSVEILLPFHLNFEIPGVKLIVPKVGDKKRIVELSEKNAKEYRIEKLKQVQIVDPERHTNRIMAEMQKLLRMPEEPRHIEGFDNSNIQGTNPVSSCVVFKNGKPSKADYRIFHVKTVEGPNDFASMEEVIYRRYRRLLEENEPLPQLILIDGGKGQLSSAVKSLKLLGLYGQITVIGIAKRLEEIFFPEDSIPLYLDKKSETLKILQRVRDEAHRFGLKHHRTRRKNSTIKSELEEIPGIGDKAIELLFSKLKSVKRIKEAPLETLEEILGKSKGGFVWRYFNPDGNNLS from the coding sequence GTGAATCCACAGCTCGAACTTCAGTTAAAAACCCTCTCTTCAGACCCAGGCGTTTACCGTTATTATGACAAGAACGGCCAGCTGCTTTATGTGGGCAAGGCCAAGAATCTGAAGAACCGCGTACTCAGCTACTTCAATAAAAATCTGTCCGGTTACCGTACACGTATAATGGTAGCAAAGATCTTCCGCCTGGAAACGACGATCGTTCCCAGTGAGTATGATGCACTGCTGCTGGAAAACAATCTTATAAAGGAACATCAGCCGTTTTACAACGTCATGATGAAGGACGATAAAACCTATCCATGGATCTGTATCAAGAACGAAGATTTTCCAAGGATTTTCATGACGCGTACAATGATCAAGGACGGCTCTGAGTATTATGGGCCTTTCGCAAAGGTTAGGCCTGCGCGGGTTCTGCTGGATACGGTGCGAAGCATTTACAAACTCCGAAGCTGCAACCTGAACCTGGCGCCGCCCAAGATTGCTGAAGGTAAATACAGAGTCTGTCTGGAATATCATATCAAAAACTGCAAGGGTCCCTGCGAAATGCTGGAATCCAAGGAGACTTATGATAAGAAGATCGATGCCATCCGGGGTATTATAAAGGGAGATTTCCGCCAGGCACGTAATTATCTTGTGGATGAAATGCAGGCCTACGCCGAAAATCTGGAGTTCGAAAATGCCCAGATGGTGAAGGAAAGGCTGGACCTCCTGGAGAGCTATCAGTCTAAACACACGGTGGTAAACCCCAATATCAATGATGTGGATGTTTTCGGAATGACCAGTGACGAAACTGCTGCTTATGTTAATTACTTCAAGATCCAGAACGGAAGCATTATCCAGAGTTACACCATTGAAATTAAGAAAGTAATTGAAGAATCGGATGAGGATATCCTGGAGCAGGCATTGGTGGAAATCCGTCAGAAGTTCAACTCAGACAGTGTGGAGATCCTGCTGCCGTTCCATCTTAATTTTGAGATCCCGGGCGTAAAGTTGATTGTTCCCAAGGTGGGTGACAAAAAACGTATTGTGGAGCTTTCCGAGAAAAATGCAAAGGAATACCGAATCGAAAAACTGAAGCAGGTACAGATTGTAGATCCCGAAAGGCATACGAACCGCATTATGGCCGAGATGCAGAAGCTCCTGCGAATGCCGGAAGAACCCCGCCATATCGAAGGGTTTGACAATTCAAATATTCAGGGAACCAATCCGGTATCGTCATGTGTGGTGTTTAAGAACGGCAAGCCCAGCAAAGCGGATTACCGCATATTCCACGTAAAGACTGTGGAGGGGCCCAATGATTTTGCAAGTATGGAGGAGGTGATCTATCGCCGTTACCGCCGTTTGCTGGAGGAAAACGAGCCATTGCCGCAACTTATATTAATTGACGGTGGCAAAGGCCAGCTTTCATCTGCGGTAAAAAGCCTCAAGCTGTTGGGACTTTATGGTCAGATTACCGTTATTGGAATCGCAAAACGTCTGGAGGAAATTTTCTTTCCGGAGGATTCCATTCCGCTGTATCTGGATAAGAAATCGGAAACTCTCAAGATTCTGCAGCGTGTTCGGGACGAAGCTCACCGTTTCGGGCTGAAACATCACCGTACCAGGCGTAAGAATTCCACAATAAAGAGCGAACTGGAAGAAATTCCCGGAATTGGCGATAAGGCCATTGAATTACTTTTCTCGAAACTGAAATCGGTAAAGCGCATTAAGGAAGCTCCTCTGGAAACGCTTGAAGAGATACTCGGAAAGTCCAAGGGTGGCTTTGTATGGAGGTATTTCAATCCTGACGGAAATAATTTAAGTTGA
- a CDS encoding cold-shock protein: MQEGTVKFFNETKGFGFITPSNGGEDIFVHTTGLIDRIRENDKVTFEVKQGNKGMNAVNVKLA; this comes from the coding sequence ATGCAAGAAGGCACAGTAAAATTTTTCAACGAAACTAAAGGTTTCGGATTCATCACTCCATCAAACGGCGGAGAAGACATCTTTGTACACACAACCGGACTTATCGACAGAATCCGTGAGAATGACAAAGTAACTTTTGAAGTTAAACAAGGAAACAAAGGAATGAACGCAGTAAATGTTAAATTGGCATAA
- a CDS encoding cold shock domain-containing protein: MADSFSKKENFKKKLQKAKEKAQKREERKTNNNKGKGLDDMLLYVDANGQLTETRPEDQEKIEINAEDIQLGAAPIEAEELVKTGIVTFLSDKGYGFITENSTKDNIFFHENNCAHQVKKGNKVSFEKERSPKGFSAVNIQIIK; this comes from the coding sequence ATGGCAGATTCTTTCTCAAAAAAAGAAAATTTCAAGAAAAAACTTCAGAAAGCAAAAGAAAAAGCGCAGAAGCGTGAAGAGCGTAAAACCAACAACAACAAAGGAAAAGGTTTAGACGATATGTTGCTGTATGTGGATGCCAATGGGCAGCTTACAGAAACAAGACCGGAAGACCAGGAAAAAATAGAGATTAATGCAGAGGATATCCAGTTAGGGGCCGCTCCGATTGAAGCTGAAGAGCTTGTAAAGACCGGAATCGTAACCTTCCTTAGTGATAAAGGATACGGCTTCATTACAGAAAACAGTACCAAGGACAACATCTTCTTTCACGAGAATAACTGTGCGCACCAGGTAAAGAAAGGAAATAAAGTTTCCTTCGAAAAAGAAAGATCTCCAAAAGGTTTTTCGGCAGTAAACATTCAGATCATAAAATAG
- a CDS encoding glycosyltransferase family 2 protein, with protein sequence MELSVIIVNYNVTRLLEKCLLSLQRFLPDVSHEVIVIDNASPDSSWKELQERFPDVRFIASDTNLGFSRANNLVVQQAHGNFILILNPDTELDGVYMKEILTFARAQPDFGCLGVRMHDAGGNFLPESKRDVPNMVNSFRKLYVLSGNKNSRSYYRNDIAEDAIAEVQVLTGAFLLMKKEVYLQVGGLDERYFMYGEDIDLCYSVLRQGYRNWYYGKYSILHHKGQSTVKDDKYLQRFYGAMQLFIEKYYRNQKPFQYRILQLGLTIRFMLEKIRLKIKAV encoded by the coding sequence ATGGAACTTTCAGTAATCATAGTCAACTATAACGTCACCCGTTTGCTGGAGAAGTGCCTGCTGTCGCTGCAGCGGTTCCTTCCGGATGTTTCGCATGAGGTCATCGTCATCGACAATGCTTCGCCTGATTCTTCATGGAAGGAACTTCAGGAAAGGTTTCCGGACGTTCGTTTTATCGCGTCCGATACCAATTTGGGGTTTTCCAGAGCCAATAATTTGGTAGTGCAGCAAGCCCACGGAAATTTCATACTCATTTTGAATCCTGATACCGAGCTGGATGGTGTTTATATGAAGGAAATTCTGACGTTTGCACGTGCGCAGCCTGACTTTGGCTGTCTGGGTGTACGTATGCATGATGCGGGCGGTAATTTCCTGCCTGAGAGTAAACGTGATGTGCCCAATATGGTTAATTCGTTCAGAAAACTTTATGTGCTTTCCGGTAACAAAAATTCCAGGTCATATTACCGGAATGATATTGCAGAGGACGCGATCGCTGAAGTGCAAGTTCTTACCGGTGCGTTTTTGCTGATGAAAAAGGAGGTGTACCTCCAGGTTGGCGGCCTGGATGAAAGATACTTTATGTACGGCGAAGATATTGACCTTTGCTACAGTGTGCTGCGGCAGGGATACCGTAACTGGTATTACGGCAAATATTCAATCCTGCACCACAAGGGACAGAGTACAGTTAAAGACGATAAATATCTGCAACGGTTCTACGGTGCCATGCAGCTCTTTATTGAAAAATATTACCGGAATCAGAAGCCCTTTCAATACCGTATTCTTCAGCTGGGCCTGACCATAAGGTTTATGCTGGAGAAAATAAGGTTAAAAATAAAAGCGGTCTAG
- a CDS encoding glycosyltransferase family 2 protein translates to MMISVIIPMYNSEQSIVKCLDSVKAQSWTGKFEILIVNDGSTDQSAEAVQEYMARNPGLDITLIHQQNQGVSKARNVAMERSKGDFIALLDADDEWLPQKTEKQMMQVHDKGLQIDFISCLINKDKLLFPYFSNNKLAKVTFRKLLFRNGIASPTVIFKKEIIANTGYFDCDQMFAEDHNYWLKISQKNKMYILAENLVIAGNGKRTFGVSGLSANLKEMEKGFHKNLRDMYCSGRISFPEFINYSLFYRLKYGFRMCRNVFYKSKGR, encoded by the coding sequence ATGATGATTTCGGTAATTATTCCCATGTACAACTCGGAACAGAGCATCGTAAAATGCCTGGACTCGGTGAAGGCCCAAAGCTGGACGGGGAAATTTGAGATCCTTATTGTAAATGACGGTTCTACGGACCAAAGTGCCGAGGCTGTTCAGGAATACATGGCTCGAAATCCGGGATTGGATATTACACTTATTCATCAGCAAAATCAGGGCGTCTCAAAAGCCAGGAATGTGGCAATGGAAAGATCGAAGGGCGATTTTATTGCCCTTTTGGATGCAGATGATGAGTGGTTGCCGCAGAAAACGGAGAAGCAAATGATGCAGGTGCATGATAAAGGTTTGCAAATTGATTTTATTTCCTGTCTTATAAATAAGGATAAACTCCTCTTTCCCTATTTTTCAAATAATAAATTAGCAAAAGTAACATTCAGAAAATTATTGTTTCGGAATGGCATTGCCAGTCCAACAGTAATTTTTAAAAAAGAAATTATAGCAAATACAGGTTATTTTGATTGTGATCAGATGTTTGCTGAGGACCATAATTATTGGTTAAAAATTTCGCAAAAAAATAAAATGTATATTTTGGCTGAAAATTTAGTGATTGCAGGCAACGGCAAAAGGACTTTCGGAGTTTCTGGCCTCTCGGCGAATTTAAAGGAAATGGAGAAAGGCTTCCATAAAAATCTTCGTGACATGTATTGTTCAGGCAGAATCAGTTTTCCGGAGTTCATCAATTATTCTTTGTTTTACAGGCTGAAATATGGCTTTCGCATGTGCCGTAATGTATTTTATAAATCGAAAGGTAGGTAA
- the secG gene encoding preprotein translocase subunit SecG: MDTIFTLFMVLIMIACVLLVIIIMAQNPKGGGLSSTFGGASSAQFGVQRTNDFMEKATWSLGITIVVISMLSVILTAKPKVNTTAVPARTEAPAQSAPAQNTPAPVQTPAGN; the protein is encoded by the coding sequence ATGGATACGATATTTACTTTGTTCATGGTATTAATCATGATAGCCTGTGTACTTCTGGTGATCATCATCATGGCGCAAAATCCGAAAGGTGGTGGCCTTTCATCTACCTTTGGCGGTGCATCTTCGGCACAGTTCGGAGTACAGCGTACCAACGACTTTATGGAAAAAGCGACCTGGTCACTGGGAATTACGATTGTTGTTATCTCTATGCTGAGTGTAATCCTTACAGCCAAGCCGAAAGTAAATACTACAGCTGTACCTGCGAGAACGGAAGCACCTGCACAGTCAGCACCGGCTCAAAACACCCCTGCACCGGTTCAGACTCCGGCGGGCAACTAA